Below is a genomic region from Deltaproteobacteria bacterium.
AAACGGTCCGTTGCCTGGGAGCCTGCGGTCTCGGACCTGTCATTGTAGTGGATGATCATGTTCATGGCCGAGTCAAAACGGCCAAGATTAAAGAAGTATTGAGTCAGTACAATTAATATGATTTTCAGCACATAAAAAATGGAGGAAACGCCGATGGCGAAATTAACTATTGCGGATTTAAAAAAAATTAAGGAAAAGGTGCACAAAGAAATGTCTCTGCGTGACGGCGACCGTCGCGTCAAAGTCACTGTTCATATGGGAACCTGCGGTATTGCCTCCGGCGCCAAGGAAGTTATGGATGTCCTGCTGCAGGAGATTGAAACCGCAGGCACAAATGATGTTATTGTTACCACATCCGGATGTATGGGACTTTGCAGCCGCGAACCCCTGGTCACCGTTGAAGTTTTAAATCAAGCACCGATTAAATATGAATACATGAATCCCAATAAAATGAGGCAGGTTTTTAAAAGGCATATTTTAGAGGGAGAAATTCAGACGCCCTTTGTTCTGGCGAAAGGCTCTGAAGTAAACAAATAAATTTATCGCCCATCCCGCGGTATATTATAGCGCGGGATCATTTCTGAAGGAGGATGTTGGCTAAATGAAGGTTTTTCGTTCACACTTATTAATTTGCGGAGGTACGGGTTGTCAATCTTCCGGCAGTCTCGCCGTCAAAAAAGCCTTATTAGAAGAAATTGATAATAGAAAATTAACTGAAGAAATAAAAGTCGTAGAAACGGGATGCAACGGCTTTTGTGCCTTAGGCCCGATTATGGTTGTTTACCCTGAAGGTGTAATTTACGTTAGTCTAAAACCGGCCGACATTCCCGAGCTGGTTGAAGAGCACCTGATCAAGGGAAGAATCATAGAGAGGCTCTTATATCGCGAACCAGGCACTGATAAAATAATTCCTACCATGCAGGAAATTCCTTTTTTTGCTCTTCAGGAATTGAGAGTTTTAAGAAACCGCGGGCTTATTGACCCCGAAAGAATTGAGGAATATATCGCTCGTGACGGTTATGCCGGCATGGCTAAAGCGCTTACGGAAATGACGCCGGATGAGATTGTTAAGGAGATGCTTGATTCCGGCTTACGTGGTCGTGGTGGCGCAGGATTCCCCACCGGGTTGAAATGGAAGTTCGCCGCTCAGTCCCAAAGCGATATTAAATATGTTTTATGTAACGCTGATGAAGGCGACCCCGGCGCCTTCATGGATCGAAGTGTTCTGGAGGCTGACCCTCACGCCGTTCTGGAAGGAATGGTTATTGCGGCTAAAGCCATCAACTCCGCTCAGGGTTACATTTACTGCCGCGCCGAGTACCCGTTAGCGATTCATCGTTTGAATGTCGCAATTGGCCAGGCTAAAGAAGCAGGCTTGCTGGGAAAAGATATTTTGGGCACCGGTTTTAATTTTGATCTGGAAGTTTATCAGGGCGCAGGCGCGTTTGTCTGCGGCGAAGAAACAGCCCTGATGACTTCTATTGAAGGAAAAAGAGGCATGCCTCGCCCAAGGCCGCCTTTCCCCGCCGTGGCCGGCCTGTGGCAAAAACCAAGTATCCTGAATAACGTGGAAACTCTGGCTAACGTCGGACAGATCATGTTGCGTGGGGCAGCCTGGTATGCTTCCATCGGCACGGAAAAAAGCAAGGGCACAAAGGTTTTTGCTTTAACCGGAGATGTGGCCAACGTGGGATTGGTCGAGGTTCCCATGGGAACAAAATTAGGCACCATCGTTTACGATATCGGTGGAGGCATTCCCAAGGGCAAGAAGTTTAAAGCCGCGCAATTAGGCGGACCATCCGGCGGTTGTATTCCTATTCAGCATTTAAACGCTTCCGTTGACTACGAAAAGGTTGCCGAACTTGGCGCCATCATGGGTTCCGGCGGATTGATCGTCATGAATGAAGACAAGTGCGCAGTTGATATGGCCAGGTTCTTCATGGATTTCTGCCAGGATGAATCCTGCGGTAAATGTACTCCCTGCCGTGAAGGCACCAAGCGTATGCTGGATATTTTAACCAGAATTACGCAGGGAAAAGGTAAAGAAGGAGATATTGAGCTTCTGGAAGAAATGGCCGGAGTTATTAAAAACGCCGCGCTGTGCGGACTGGGGCAAACAGCTCCTAATCCGGTACTGAGCACCATTCGTTATTTCCGCAAAGAGTACGAGGAGCACATCCGCGAACATCGCTGCCGTGCTGCTGTTTGTTCGGTGATGTTTAAATCACCCTGTCAGCATACCTGCCCGATTGAGATGGATATTCCTTCCTATATTGCTTTGGTCAGAGCGGAAAGATTTGAAGATGCTTACAAGATAGTTTTGCAGACCAACCCTTTCCCCTCGGTTTGCGGCAGAGTCTGTGATCATAAATGCCAAAGCAAATGCCGCCGCGGCAATATGGACGAAGCCATAGCTATCAAATTCCTGAAGCGCTTTATTACGGACAACGCGCCACGTCCCAAAATTGAAGCCGTGCCTGTCACCCGTAAAGAAAAGATTGCGGTTGTCGGCGGAGGTCCATCGGGTCTAACTGCTGCGCGTGACCTGGCATTGCGCGGTTATAAAGTAACTGTTTTTGAAGAATTACCCAAAGCCGGCGGAATGCTTTATTGGGGAATCCCCTCTTACCGTCTGCCGCGAAACATTCTGGATTCTGAAATTGACGATATTCGCCAGTTGGGCGTAGATATTCGCCTGAACACACGCATCGGCCGCGAAATATCATTCAAACAGGTGGAAAAAGATTTTGACTTTATCTACCTTGCCACCGGCGCTCATAAGAGCCAGAAAATGGGGGTGCCGGGTGAAGATATGGGCAACGTTTTCGGCGGCGTTGAATTCCTGCGTGACTTTAATGCTAATGAAGATAAATGGCTGAAAGGCGAAAAAAGTCTTGGTAAAAAAGTTGCCGTCATCGGCGGTGGGAACTCCGCAATTGATGCCGCCCGTGTTGCTCTTCGTATCGGATCAGATGTAACCATTCTCTACCGCCGTTTAAGGCAGGATATGCCCGCGGCCGAAGAGGAAATTAAGGCCGCTGAAGAAGAAGGGATCAAGATCGAATACCTCGTCGCGCCACTGAAGATTGAAGGTAAAAATGGAAAAGTCAGTTCGATTGCCTGCCAGCGAATGACGCTGGGTGACTTTGACAATAGCGGCCGTAAGAAGCCTGTCGCTGTTGCCGGTTCTGAATTCACGCTAAATGTTGATGCAATTGTCGCGGCTATCGGCCAGGTGCCAGATATGAGTTTCGTCAATAAGAAAACCGGCGTGGAAATAAATAAGTGGGATTTTTACACCGTCGGTAATGATTATAAATCCCGCACAACTAACCCCCGGTATTTTGCGGGAGGCGATGCGGTAACCGGCCCCGATACGGTTATAGCGGCAATCGGCGAAGGGCATCAGGCGGCCGATGACATAGACACGGCAATCCGTAAAGCTAATGGTGAACCTGCTTACGAAAAACCGGCTCTGGAAAAAATTGATGTACCTTTAATCATAGACGAAGAAAGTATCGAAGCTCCTCAAACGGCTATGCCGGAAATGAGTCACGGCGCCCGCAAAGTGAGTTTTGCGGAAGTGGAGCTTGGCTTTAGTCGCGAAGATGCCATTAAAGAAGCATGCCGCTGCCTGCGCTGCGATGCGGCTATTTAGAATATTATTACAGAGCCTTTAAGGAGAAATAATTTATGTCAACCGTTAAATTGACTATTGATAATCGTCAGATAGAAGTAAATGCGGGCGCAACCATTCTGGAAGCCGCCCGCAGCGTTGGAATCAAAATACCCACTCTTTGCGCTTGGACGGAAATTAATCACACCCCGGGAGCCTGTCGGGTTTGCATGACAGAGGTAGAAGGTCAGCGCAGCTTGATTGCGGCCTGCGTTTTCCCAGTAGCTGAAGGTATGGTTGTCTATACCAATACGGAAAAAGTGCGTATGGCTCGGAAAATGGTTGTGGAACTGTTACTGGCCAATCATCCGCAGGAGTGCAACTTTTGCGTGAGAAACGGAAGCTGCGAATTGCAGAAAGTCGCTGAGTTTGTCGGCCTTAAAGAAGTCCGTTTTGATTACACTCAATTCCCGAAGGAAGGAATGATTGACCATTCCAGCCCCTCGATTGTTCGCGACAGCCGCAAGTGCATTGAATGCCACCGTTGCGTGGCGGTTTGCGAGCAGATTCAGACGGTCAGTGTTTTGACCCCAGCACATCGCGGCAATCATGTTAAAGTTGTTCCGGCCTTCAACCTTCCGCTTGTTGAATCCAATTGTATCGCCTGCGGTCAGTGCATTCTTGTTTGCCCGGTCGGCGCTCTTTACGAAAAGGATGATGTTGATTTAGTCTGGAAAGCGCTGCAAGATCCAACTAAACACGTGATCGTCCAGGAAGCGCCGGCAATTAGAGCTGCTCTGGGTGAGGAATTCGGTATGCCTCCGGGAAGTCTGGTTACCGGAAAAATGATTACCGCTCTACGCAGGCTGGGATTTGATAAAGTATTTGACACCAATTTTACGGCCGATCTCACCATCATCGAAGAGGGCAATGAATTGCTTAAACGTGTCAAAGAAGGCGGAAAACTCCCGATGATCACATCCTGCAGTCCTGGCTGGATCAAGTTTTGCGAGCATTTTTACCCCGATCTTCTTGATCATCTGTCCACCTGTAAATCACCGCAGCAGATGTTCGGCGCATTGGCTAAAACATATTATGCCGAAATTTCCGGAATTGATCCGAAAGACATAGTTTCCGTATCCATTATGCCCTGCACAGCCAAGAAGTTTGAGGCCCAGCGGCCGGAAATGGCGAGCAGTGGTTTCCGCGATGTTGATTATGTTCTTACCACTCGTGAACTTGGCCGGATGATCAAAGAAGGCGGCGTTGATTTTGTCAATTTGCCGGACGAAGATTACGATGCCCCGATGGGTGAATATACCGGCGCCGGAACAATTTTCGGGGCGACCGGCGGCGTTATGGAAGCCGCCCTGCGAACTGTCTATGCCGTTGTTACGGGAGAAAACCTACCCAGCTTGGATATAACACCTGTACGTGGCCTGGAAGGTGTTAAAGAGGCAACCGTTAAGGTGGGACCTTTGGGCGATGTCAAAATCGCTGTGGCGCATGGTCTGGGTAACGCCCGTAAAATCATGGACAAAATCCGCGCGGGAAAAGCCGATTATGCCTTCATTGAAATCATGTGCTGCCCCGGCGGTTGTATATCCGGTGGGGGGGAACCGATCCCTACCAATAATGAAATCAGAGTGTTACGTTCAGCGGCTCTTTATAACGATGATGGCAATGTCCAGAAAAAACGTCAGTCTCACGAAAATGAGTCGGTCAAAAAGCTATATGAAAATTTTCTGAAGGAACCTTTAGGACACAAGTCGCACAAGCTTCTGCACACCAAGTATGTAAAAAGAGGCGACGAATTGCCTCATAGAAAAGATAATTAAATTGTTTACCCAAGATTAGCTACCATAACAAAGAGGTCTGTCCTGCCGGACAAACCTCTTTGTTTTTTCAGCCAAAAGTACAGGTTATTTATGAGAATCGAACATGATTTTCTGGGATCATTAGAAATACCTGAAGATGCTTATTGGGGAATACATACCCAGCGAGCCATTAATAATTTTCAAATCAGCGGCATGAAAGTAAATGACGTTCTGATCAGAAGTCTTGCGCTGACAAAGAAAGCATGTTGTTTGGCCAATCTGGAAACCGGCCATCTCTCGGCGGAAAAAGGAAAAGCCATTATTGCCGCCTGCGATGAAATTGCTGCCGACAAGCTCTCTGACCAATTTCCCGTTGATGCGCTGCAGGGCGGTGCCGGAACCTCTACCAACATGAATATCAATGAAGTCATTGCCAATCGCGCCATTGAGCTTCTCGGCGGACAGAAAGGTAATTATTCTCTTATAAATCCACTGGAAGACGTCAATCTGCATCAATCCACCAACGATGTTTATCCCACAGCTCTAAAAGTTGCCGCTATTTATAGACTGCGCGATTTATCCAAAGCCATTTCCGGTCTGCAGGGAGCTTATCAGGAAAAGGAAAAAGAATTTGCCGCAATCGTTAAACTGGGGCGTACAGAATTGCAGGAAGCCGTTCCCATAACTCTCGGCGCGGAATTTTCCGCTTTTGCTGAAGCATTTTCCCGCGACCGCTGGCGAACTTTTAAGTGCGAAGAACGCCTGCGTGTTGTAAATTTAGGCGGAACGGCCGTGGGAACAGGGCTTGCCGCACCGCGCGATTATATTTTTCTGGTCATCGAAAAATTACGTGATGTAACGGGGCTGGGACTCTCCAGGGGCGAAAACATCCTGGGAGAAACCGCTAACGCCGATTCTTTTGTCGAAGTTTCAGGAATACTGAAAGCTCATGCCGTTAATCTCATAAAAATATGTAACGATCTGCGACTGATGAATTTTCTGGGTGAAATCCGTCTGCCGCAATTGCAGGCCGGTTCTTCCATCATGCCCGGTAAAGTGAATCCGGTCCTGGTTGAATCGGCCATACAAGTTGGCATGAAAGTTATTGCTAATGATGCAATTGTTACCGAAACGGCAGCTCGTGGCACCTTGCAGATCAATGAATTTCTGCCTCTGCTGTCCCACGCCCTGCTGGAATCGCTGGATATTCTGATCAATATCAATGGACTGCTCACCGCACATGTGCGTGGAATTAATGCCGACAAAGATAAATGTGATGAATATTTCAATGCCAGTCCCATGATCATCACGGCTTTGCTGCCGGTTATCGGGTACGAAAAGGCAACAGAGTTCATTACAGAATTTTCATCCGGAAGCGAAGGAAACATGCGGTGGTTTTTAGAAGAAAAACTGGGCAAAGAATTGACCGACAAGATATTCTCTCCCTATCAGTTAACGGCTCTGGGCTATAAGGATAAAGAATAATGGATAGCACCCCTAAAGGAAACCGGCTGCATATAGCGCTTCTGGGTCGAACCAATGTCGGCAAGTCCAGCCTGCTGAATTTAATACTCGGTCAGGACATCGCCATCACCTCGCCTATCGCCGGAACCACGACAGATGTTGTGGAAAAAGCCATGGAGCTTTTACCACTGGGCCCGGTGCTTTTTCTGGATACGGCTGGTCTAGATGATATTTCGGAACTCTCCGGCGTACGTTTGAAAAAAACAGCCAAAGTATTTGACCGTACCGACGTCATCATTTTGGTCACCGAGGCTGATATCTGGACAGATTTCGAAGAAGCAGTTCTAACCGAAGCACAAAACCACCAGATTCCTCTATTGATGGTCATCAACAAAATCGATTTGCGTAAGCCTTCCCCGGATCATCTGAAATTTCTGCAATCAAAATCAGGTTGGATTTTAACCGTTTCCTGCAATGATGAAACAAACCGTCAGAATTATCTGGAGGCTTTAAAGCACCAACTGCTGGAAGTTGCCCCTGCAGATTTTATCGGGACGCTATCGCTCATTGGTGATTTGCTGCCACCGGGCGGTCTGGCTGTTTTAGTAGTACCCATAGACCTGCAAGCGCCCAAAGGCCGGTTGATTCTTCCGCAGGTGCAGACCATCCGTGATGCTCTTGATAACGACGCTATGACGCTCGTCGTTAAGGAAAGAGAATTGGCCGCAGCACTGGCCAACCTGAAAACTCCGCCTGCCATCGTCGTGACGGATTCTCAGGCCATTCTTAAAGTAACAGCCGACGTTCCGAAAGATATTCCAGTGACCACCTTTTCCATTCTATTTGCGCGGCAAAAGTCCGATTTGAGTATCATGGCGCGGGGAGCGACGGCCATTGACACCTTGCAGCCGGGCGACAGGATTTTGATTGCCGAGGCCTGTTCCCATCATGCACTGGAAGACGACATTGGCCGGGTGAAAATCCCCCGCTGGCTTCGGCAGTACGTCGGCGGTGATTTGCAGATAGATACATCTGCCGGACGGGATTATCCCGATGATTTGAAAAAGTATAAGCTGATCCTGCATTGCGGTGGTTGCATGATAAATCGCCGGGAAATGCTCACCCGCTTGCGCAAAGCACAAGATGCCGACGTTCCGATCACCAATTATGGTGTGGCGATTTCGTTTCTGCAAGGGGTAATCCGGCGCAGTCTGGCGCCCTTTCCTGCAGCACTGGATGCCTTCGAAAAAGAAGCAGGAAAGAATAAAAAAGGAAAGATAAATGATTAAAGATTTTATTGATGATGCAAAAATTGAAAATCTGCTAGAAAAATCAAAAAGTCCATCTGGCGAAAGAGTTCGGGAAATTATAGTCAAGGCTCTGGAACTCAAAGGTCTCTCACCCGAAGAAGTTGCCGTTTTGCTGCAGACGGAAGATGACGAACTCATCGGGCTTATCTTACAGGCGGCACACGAAATAAAAGAGGCCATTTATGGCAACCGCCTTGTTTTGTTCGCTCCCCTTTATGTTGCCAATCTCTGTTCCAATAACTGCCTGTATTGCGGTTTCCGGAGCGACAATCGCCAAAGAAGTACAGGTTCTGGAACGCGAAGGCCATAAACGCCTGCTGATGCTCTGCGGCGAACATCCTACCCGCTCCAGTCTTGATTATTTTATGGAAGCAATTGAAACCGCATATTCCGTCAAAACTGAACATGGAGGAGAGATTCGACGCATTAACGTTGAGCTTGCTCCTCTCGAAGTTGATGGATTTAAGCGCTTGAAAAAAACCGGTATCGGCACCTATCTTTTATTTCAGGAAACGTATCATCATGAAACCTATAAAAAGATGCATCCGGCCGGCCCCAAAAAAGATTATACATATCGGCTCACCGCTATGCATCGTGCGCAGGAAGGCGGCATTAATGATGTGGGCATGGGCGCGCTCTTCGGTCTGTATGATTATAAATTTGAAGTATTGGGCCTTTTGTTTCACGCCCTGCAACTGGAGAGGGACTGTGGCGTCGGACCTCATACCATTTCCATTCCGCGCCTGGAACCGGCTTTCAACGCACCGGCGTCCATCAAACCGCCGCATCCGGTCAGCGATCATGATTTCAAGAAGCTTGTGGCTATTATCCGACTGGCCGTTCCCTACACGGGGATGATTCTCACCACCAGAGAAACAGCGGCTACGCGCGCTGAAGTTTTTGCACTGGGTGTCTCCCAGATCAGCGCCGGATCACGTACCAATCCCGGCGGCTATCAGGAAGATACAAGCGATGCCTTCCGTGCCGCTCAGTTCAATCTCGGCGACACCCGGACATTAGATGAAGTCATTTTAGATATCACGGAAAAAGGACACATACCCAGCTTCTGCACCGCCTGTTACCGCTTGGGGCGCACCGGCAAAGACTTTATGGATCTCGCCAAACCGGGCCTGATTCAGAAATTCTGCCAGACCAATGCCGTTTTTTCTTTTAAGGAATATCTACTCGATTACGCCAGCCCAGCAACCCGCATCGCCGGTGAAAAGCTGATCCAGCAGACGCTTGCCGAAAAATTCAAACCGCAACGAAAAAAATCTGTCATGAATAAACTCCAGAAAATTGAAGATGGTAAAAGAGATGTCTATATCTGAATCCGTAGAAAATCTGATCGGCAAAGCTCAAAATGGCAATGATTTAAGCCGCAAAGAAGTTATACGGCTGCTTTCCGTACCGGCTGAGTATTCGCCTGTACTTTTTGATGCTGCCGATAAGGTCAGAAAAGAGCAAATGGGTGATGAGATTTTTTTGCGTGGCATTATGGAATTTTCCAACCACTGCGAACGTAACTGCCTGTATTGCGGCCTACGCAAGGGCAATTCCAAACTTAGTCGCTACCGGATGACGGAAGATGAAATTATAGCTACAGCAAAAGAAATCAAACAATCTGGCGTTCCTACAGTGGTGCTGCAATCCGGTGAGGATTCCTTTTACAAGCCCGATACTATCTGCCTTCTGATCGAACGAATTCGAAAAGAAACAAATTTAATCATCACCTTATCCATTGGCGAGCGTACTTTAAATGATTATAAAGCATTTCAGCAAGCAGGGGCTAATCGCTATTTACTCAAGC
It encodes:
- a CDS encoding NAD(P)H-dependent oxidoreductase subunit E → ACYVRGGKSIAQELQKQFGIKDGETTPDRMFTLETVRCLGACGLGPVIVVDDHVHGRVKTAKIKEVLSQYN
- the hydF gene encoding [FeFe] hydrogenase H-cluster maturation GTPase HydF — encoded protein: MDSTPKGNRLHIALLGRTNVGKSSLLNLILGQDIAITSPIAGTTTDVVEKAMELLPLGPVLFLDTAGLDDISELSGVRLKKTAKVFDRTDVIILVTEADIWTDFEEAVLTEAQNHQIPLLMVINKIDLRKPSPDHLKFLQSKSGWILTVSCNDETNRQNYLEALKHQLLEVAPADFIGTLSLIGDLLPPGGLAVLVVPIDLQAPKGRLILPQVQTIRDALDNDAMTLVVKERELAAALANLKTPPAIVVTDSQAILKVTADVPKDIPVTTFSILFARQKSDLSIMARGATAIDTLQPGDRILIAEACSHHALEDDIGRVKIPRWLRQYVGGDLQIDTSAGRDYPDDLKKYKLILHCGGCMINRREMLTRLRKAQDADVPITNYGVAISFLQGVIRRSLAPFPAALDAFEKEAGKNKKGKIND
- a CDS encoding NADH-dependent [FeFe] hydrogenase, group A6, yielding MSTVKLTIDNRQIEVNAGATILEAARSVGIKIPTLCAWTEINHTPGACRVCMTEVEGQRSLIAACVFPVAEGMVVYTNTEKVRMARKMVVELLLANHPQECNFCVRNGSCELQKVAEFVGLKEVRFDYTQFPKEGMIDHSSPSIVRDSRKCIECHRCVAVCEQIQTVSVLTPAHRGNHVKVVPAFNLPLVESNCIACGQCILVCPVGALYEKDDVDLVWKALQDPTKHVIVQEAPAIRAALGEEFGMPPGSLVTGKMITALRRLGFDKVFDTNFTADLTIIEEGNELLKRVKEGGKLPMITSCSPGWIKFCEHFYPDLLDHLSTCKSPQQMFGALAKTYYAEISGIDPKDIVSVSIMPCTAKKFEAQRPEMASSGFRDVDYVLTTRELGRMIKEGGVDFVNLPDEDYDAPMGEYTGAGTIFGATGGVMEAALRTVYAVVTGENLPSLDITPVRGLEGVKEATVKVGPLGDVKIAVAHGLGNARKIMDKIRAGKADYAFIEIMCCPGGCISGGGEPIPTNNEIRVLRSAALYNDDGNVQKKRQSHENESVKKLYENFLKEPLGHKSHKLLHTKYVKRGDELPHRKDN
- the nuoF gene encoding NADH-quinone oxidoreductase subunit NuoF, producing the protein MKVFRSHLLICGGTGCQSSGSLAVKKALLEEIDNRKLTEEIKVVETGCNGFCALGPIMVVYPEGVIYVSLKPADIPELVEEHLIKGRIIERLLYREPGTDKIIPTMQEIPFFALQELRVLRNRGLIDPERIEEYIARDGYAGMAKALTEMTPDEIVKEMLDSGLRGRGGAGFPTGLKWKFAAQSQSDIKYVLCNADEGDPGAFMDRSVLEADPHAVLEGMVIAAKAINSAQGYIYCRAEYPLAIHRLNVAIGQAKEAGLLGKDILGTGFNFDLEVYQGAGAFVCGEETALMTSIEGKRGMPRPRPPFPAVAGLWQKPSILNNVETLANVGQIMLRGAAWYASIGTEKSKGTKVFALTGDVANVGLVEVPMGTKLGTIVYDIGGGIPKGKKFKAAQLGGPSGGCIPIQHLNASVDYEKVAELGAIMGSGGLIVMNEDKCAVDMARFFMDFCQDESCGKCTPCREGTKRMLDILTRITQGKGKEGDIELLEEMAGVIKNAALCGLGQTAPNPVLSTIRYFRKEYEEHIREHRCRAAVCSVMFKSPCQHTCPIEMDIPSYIALVRAERFEDAYKIVLQTNPFPSVCGRVCDHKCQSKCRRGNMDEAIAIKFLKRFITDNAPRPKIEAVPVTRKEKIAVVGGGPSGLTAARDLALRGYKVTVFEELPKAGGMLYWGIPSYRLPRNILDSEIDDIRQLGVDIRLNTRIGREISFKQVEKDFDFIYLATGAHKSQKMGVPGEDMGNVFGGVEFLRDFNANEDKWLKGEKSLGKKVAVIGGGNSAIDAARVALRIGSDVTILYRRLRQDMPAAEEEIKAAEEEGIKIEYLVAPLKIEGKNGKVSSIACQRMTLGDFDNSGRKKPVAVAGSEFTLNVDAIVAAIGQVPDMSFVNKKTGVEINKWDFYTVGNDYKSRTTNPRYFAGGDAVTGPDTVIAAIGEGHQAADDIDTAIRKANGEPAYEKPALEKIDVPLIIDEESIEAPQTAMPEMSHGARKVSFAEVELGFSREDAIKEACRCLRCDAAI
- a CDS encoding aspartate ammonia-lyase, whose product is MRIEHDFLGSLEIPEDAYWGIHTQRAINNFQISGMKVNDVLIRSLALTKKACCLANLETGHLSAEKGKAIIAACDEIAADKLSDQFPVDALQGGAGTSTNMNINEVIANRAIELLGGQKGNYSLINPLEDVNLHQSTNDVYPTALKVAAIYRLRDLSKAISGLQGAYQEKEKEFAAIVKLGRTELQEAVPITLGAEFSAFAEAFSRDRWRTFKCEERLRVVNLGGTAVGTGLAAPRDYIFLVIEKLRDVTGLGLSRGENILGETANADSFVEVSGILKAHAVNLIKICNDLRLMNFLGEIRLPQLQAGSSIMPGKVNPVLVESAIQVGMKVIANDAIVTETAARGTLQINEFLPLLSHALLESLDILININGLLTAHVRGINADKDKCDEYFNASPMIITALLPVIGYEKATEFITEFSSGSEGNMRWFLEEKLGKELTDKIFSPYQLTALGYKDKE
- a CDS encoding (2Fe-2S) ferredoxin domain-containing protein; amino-acid sequence: MAKLTIADLKKIKEKVHKEMSLRDGDRRVKVTVHMGTCGIASGAKEVMDVLLQEIETAGTNDVIVTTSGCMGLCSREPLVTVEVLNQAPIKYEYMNPNKMRQVFKRHILEGEIQTPFVLAKGSEVNK